Proteins from a single region of Streptomyces spectabilis:
- a CDS encoding prephenate dehydrogenase, giving the protein MRTALVIGTGLIGTSAALALARRGVAVHLADHDTEQARTAAALGAGTATEPEGPVDLCVVAVPPAHVAATLADAMRRGLARGYLDVASVKGGPRRELESLGLDLTPYIGTHPMSGRERSGPLAASADLFEGRPWVLTPTRDTDTEVLNLALELVAQCRAVPVVMDADAHDRAVALVSHMPHLVSSMVAARLENAEESAVRLCGQGIRDVTRIAASDPRMWIDILSANPGPVADLLADVAADLQETVAALRGLESADATKRLDGATGVEKVLRRGNAGQARVPGKHGSAPSAYEVVAVLINDQPGQLARIFADAERAGVNVEDVRMEHATGQQAGLVQLMVEPAAAAPLAAALRERGWSLRP; this is encoded by the coding sequence GTGAGAACAGCCCTCGTCATCGGCACCGGCCTCATCGGCACCTCCGCCGCCCTGGCCCTGGCCCGGCGCGGCGTCGCCGTCCACCTCGCCGACCACGACACCGAGCAGGCCCGCACGGCCGCCGCGCTCGGCGCCGGGACCGCGACGGAGCCGGAGGGCCCCGTCGACCTGTGCGTGGTCGCGGTGCCGCCCGCGCACGTCGCCGCGACGCTCGCCGACGCGATGCGCCGCGGCCTCGCCCGCGGCTATCTGGACGTCGCGAGCGTCAAGGGCGGACCGCGCCGCGAGCTCGAGTCGCTCGGGCTCGACCTGACGCCGTACATCGGCACGCACCCCATGTCGGGGCGCGAGCGCAGCGGCCCCCTGGCCGCGTCCGCCGACCTCTTCGAGGGCCGCCCCTGGGTGCTCACGCCCACCCGGGACACCGACACCGAGGTGCTGAACCTCGCCCTGGAGCTGGTCGCCCAGTGCCGGGCCGTGCCCGTGGTCATGGACGCCGACGCCCACGACCGGGCCGTCGCCCTCGTCTCGCACATGCCGCACCTGGTGTCCAGCATGGTCGCGGCCCGCCTGGAGAACGCCGAGGAGTCGGCGGTCCGGCTGTGCGGCCAGGGCATCCGCGACGTCACGCGCATCGCCGCGTCCGACCCGCGGATGTGGATCGACATCCTCTCCGCCAACCCGGGCCCGGTCGCCGACCTGCTCGCGGACGTCGCCGCCGACCTCCAGGAGACCGTCGCCGCGCTGCGGGGCCTGGAGTCGGCCGACGCGACCAAGCGGCTCGACGGCGCCACGGGCGTGGAGAAGGTGCTGCGACGCGGCAACGCGGGCCAGGCCCGGGTGCCCGGCAAGCACGGCTCCGCGCCGTCCGCGTACGAGGTCGTGGCCGTCCTCATCAACGACCAGCCCGGGCAGCTGGCCCGCATCTTCGCCGACGCGGAGCGCGCCGGGGTCAACGTCGAGGACGTCCGCATGGAGCACGCCACCGGGCAGCAGGCCGGTCTGGTCCAGCTCATGGTGGAGCCCGCGGCGGCGGCACCCCTTGCCGCGGCGCTGCGGGAGCGGGGCTGGTCGCTGCGGCCGTAG
- a CDS encoding DUF6529 family protein: MSVDPNAPTQGAGFPAGPRREHPARYLVPALVAAAVAVGLGAYGKVHDPEGTAFNLAGFSSTSAVKSWLATTAFGFALLQVGSALMVYGKLPGPSWSAALHRWSGRIAFLVAVPVAVHCLYALGYQTYSTRVLWHSFLGCFFFGAFSAKMLLLRSARLPGWLLPLVGGLVFAVLTVVWVTSALWFFRTVGVTT, from the coding sequence GTGAGCGTCGACCCCAACGCCCCCACCCAAGGCGCCGGCTTCCCCGCGGGCCCGCGCCGCGAGCACCCGGCGCGCTATCTGGTGCCAGCCCTGGTCGCGGCCGCCGTGGCCGTCGGCCTCGGCGCGTACGGCAAGGTCCACGACCCCGAGGGCACCGCCTTCAACCTCGCGGGCTTCAGCTCCACCAGCGCCGTGAAGTCGTGGCTCGCCACCACCGCGTTCGGCTTCGCGCTGCTCCAGGTCGGCTCCGCCCTCATGGTCTACGGCAAGCTGCCCGGGCCCTCCTGGTCGGCGGCGCTGCACCGCTGGTCGGGCCGGATCGCGTTCCTGGTGGCCGTGCCGGTCGCGGTCCACTGCCTCTACGCGCTCGGCTACCAGACGTACTCGACGCGCGTGCTGTGGCATTCCTTCCTCGGCTGCTTCTTCTTCGGCGCGTTCAGCGCCAAGATGCTGCTGCTCCGCTCGGCGCGCCTGCCCGGCTGGCTGCTCCCGCTGGTCGGCGGCCTGGTCTTCGCCGTGCTCACCGTGGTGTGGGTGACGTCGGCGCTGTGGTTCTTCCGCACGGTCGGAGTGACGACGTGA
- a CDS encoding Rieske (2Fe-2S) protein, translated as MSGGGRPTRRAALAAAALAAAAAACDKYGDEGAEPDPPESTPPSSGGGAPGERPAKAPPLAKTSEVPVGGGKVFKDEKVVVTQPEKGDFKAFSAICTHQGCTVRDVSDGTINCPCHGSRFSVADASVTDGPAPRALAPRGIDVTGNAIRLT; from the coding sequence GTGAGCGGCGGCGGACGGCCCACCCGGCGGGCGGCGCTCGCCGCTGCGGCACTCGCGGCGGCGGCCGCCGCGTGCGACAAGTACGGCGACGAGGGCGCGGAGCCGGACCCGCCGGAGTCCACGCCCCCGTCCTCCGGCGGCGGCGCCCCCGGCGAGCGGCCGGCCAAGGCGCCGCCCCTGGCGAAGACGTCCGAGGTCCCGGTCGGCGGCGGCAAGGTCTTCAAGGACGAGAAGGTCGTGGTCACCCAGCCCGAGAAGGGGGACTTCAAGGCGTTCTCCGCGATCTGCACGCACCAGGGCTGCACGGTCCGCGACGTGTCCGACGGCACGATCAACTGCCCGTGCCACGGCAGCAGGTTCAGCGTGGCGGACGCCTCGGTGACGGACGGCCCCGCGCCGCGGGCGCTGGCCCCACGTGGCATCGACGTCACGGGAAACGCGATCAGGCTCACCTGA
- a CDS encoding nucleotidyltransferase domain-containing protein produces MDNPQDLVRDHTIYACVMGSRAFGLATDDSDTDRRGVFLAPTPLYWRFEKPPTHVEGPAAEQFGWELERFCALALRANPNVLECLHSPLVEHVTDTGRELLALRGAFLSRQAHETFARYALGQRKKLDADVRSHGAPRWKHAMHLLRLLGSCRDLLLTGELTLDVGSAREPLLAVKRGEVPWPEVESRMARLAAECDAAAARTRLPPEPDRRRVEDFLYRARRASALQTYADDQVVQGVVRAVDARQG; encoded by the coding sequence ATGGACAACCCCCAGGACCTGGTCCGCGACCACACGATCTACGCCTGCGTGATGGGGTCGCGCGCCTTCGGCCTGGCCACGGACGACAGCGACACCGACCGCAGGGGCGTGTTCCTCGCGCCGACCCCGCTGTACTGGCGCTTCGAGAAGCCGCCCACGCACGTCGAGGGACCGGCGGCCGAGCAGTTCGGCTGGGAGCTGGAGCGCTTCTGCGCGCTGGCCCTGCGCGCCAATCCGAACGTTCTGGAGTGCCTGCACTCCCCGCTCGTCGAACACGTCACGGACACCGGCCGCGAGCTGCTCGCCCTGCGCGGGGCCTTCCTGTCCCGGCAGGCCCACGAGACCTTCGCCCGCTACGCGCTCGGCCAGCGCAAGAAGCTCGACGCCGACGTCCGCAGCCACGGCGCCCCGCGCTGGAAGCACGCCATGCACCTGCTGCGGCTGCTCGGCAGCTGCCGCGATCTGCTCCTGACCGGCGAGCTGACCCTGGACGTGGGCTCCGCGCGCGAGCCGCTGCTCGCCGTCAAGCGCGGCGAGGTTCCCTGGCCGGAGGTGGAGTCCCGGATGGCCCGGCTCGCGGCGGAGTGCGACGCGGCGGCGGCCCGCACCCGGCTGCCGCCGGAGCCGGACCGCCGCCGCGTCGAGGACTTCCTGTACCGCGCCCGCCGGGCGTCAGCCCTCCAGACGTACGCGGACGACCAGGTCGTGCAGGGCGTCGTACGCGCTGTGGACGCCCGGCAGGGCTGA
- a CDS encoding nucleotidyltransferase domain-containing protein: MVDALDLGAVAAEQADPLLFATVSGAHLYGFPSRDSDVDLRGVHLLPVADLVGLREAEETRSRMWLRDGVEMDLVTHDLRKFARLLLRHNGYVLEQLLSPLVAHTTDAHAELAALAPTVLTSHHAHHYRGFAQTQWRLFEKNGELKPLLYTFRVLLTGIHLMRGGAVVAHLPTLVDEVGEAPAYLPDLVAAKREAEHGGAEVDRRRVAADVERLHGVLDEARAASALPGVHSAYDALHDLVVRVRLEG; this comes from the coding sequence GTGGTGGACGCGCTCGACCTGGGCGCCGTAGCGGCGGAGCAGGCCGATCCGCTGCTGTTCGCGACGGTGTCCGGGGCCCATCTGTACGGGTTCCCGTCCCGGGACTCGGACGTGGACCTGCGGGGCGTCCACCTGCTGCCCGTGGCCGACCTGGTCGGTCTGCGGGAGGCGGAGGAGACGCGTTCGCGGATGTGGCTGCGGGACGGCGTCGAGATGGACCTGGTCACGCACGACCTGCGCAAGTTCGCGCGCCTGTTGCTGCGGCACAACGGCTACGTCCTGGAGCAGCTGCTCTCCCCGCTGGTCGCGCACACCACCGACGCGCACGCGGAGCTGGCCGCCCTCGCGCCCACCGTCCTGACCAGCCACCACGCGCACCACTACCGGGGCTTCGCGCAGACGCAGTGGCGGCTGTTCGAGAAGAACGGCGAGCTGAAGCCCCTGCTCTACACCTTCCGCGTGCTGCTCACCGGCATCCACCTGATGCGCGGCGGCGCCGTCGTCGCGCATCTGCCCACGCTGGTGGACGAGGTCGGCGAGGCGCCCGCCTATCTGCCCGACCTCGTCGCCGCCAAGCGGGAGGCCGAGCACGGCGGTGCCGAGGTCGACCGGCGGCGGGTGGCCGCCGACGTCGAGCGGCTGCACGGCGTCCTGGACGAGGCGCGGGCCGCGTCAGCCCTGCCGGGCGTCCACAGCGCGTACGACGCCCTGCACGACCTGGTCGTCCGCGTACGTCTGGAGGGCTGA
- a CDS encoding pseudouridine synthase has product MRSSSGRNSSGNNGGSRGGNSGGRGNSGGRPSGGGRGNSGGRPTGGGRGNSGGGGARGNFRGAGNDRDDKQGSGRPSKPRPEERRYDVGPGATQDGPKSGRGASARGGAKGGPKRSQDQRGGGRGRPAPAYSREYETRAEERNRERYAGKPKVSTPKTFPGAEQEGERLQKVLARAGYGSRRACEELIEQARVEVNGEIVLEQGQRVQPEKDEIKVDGLTVATQSYQFFALNKPAGVVSTMEDNEGRQCLGDYTNNRETRLFHVGRLDTETEGVILLTNHGELAHRLTHPKYGVKKVYLAHIVGPIPRDLGKQLKDGIQLEDGYAKADHFRVVEQTGKNYLVEVTLHEGRKHIVRRMLAEAGFPVDKLVRVAFGPITLGDQKSGWLRRLSNTEVGMLMKEVDL; this is encoded by the coding sequence GCAACAGCGGCGGCCGCCCCAGCGGTGGCGGTCGCGGTAACAGCGGTGGTCGCCCCACGGGCGGTGGCCGCGGCAACAGCGGTGGCGGCGGCGCCCGCGGGAACTTCCGTGGCGCCGGCAACGACCGCGACGACAAGCAGGGCAGCGGCCGCCCCAGCAAGCCCCGCCCCGAGGAGCGTCGCTACGACGTAGGCCCCGGCGCCACCCAGGACGGCCCCAAGTCGGGCCGCGGCGCCTCCGCGCGCGGCGGCGCCAAGGGCGGCCCCAAGCGGAGCCAGGACCAGCGTGGCGGCGGCCGCGGCCGTCCGGCCCCGGCGTACTCGCGCGAGTACGAGACGCGGGCGGAGGAGCGCAACCGCGAGCGTTACGCGGGCAAGCCGAAGGTCAGCACGCCCAAGACCTTCCCCGGCGCCGAGCAGGAGGGCGAGCGCCTGCAGAAGGTCCTCGCCCGCGCGGGCTACGGCTCCCGGCGCGCCTGCGAGGAGCTGATCGAGCAGGCCCGGGTGGAGGTCAACGGCGAGATCGTCCTTGAGCAGGGCCAGCGGGTGCAGCCGGAGAAGGACGAGATCAAGGTCGACGGCCTGACCGTGGCCACGCAGTCGTACCAGTTCTTCGCCCTGAACAAGCCCGCGGGCGTCGTCTCCACCATGGAGGACAACGAGGGGCGCCAGTGCCTCGGCGACTACACGAACAACCGCGAGACGCGGCTGTTCCACGTGGGGCGGCTCGACACCGAGACCGAGGGCGTCATCCTGCTCACCAACCACGGTGAGCTGGCCCACCGCCTGACGCACCCCAAGTACGGCGTGAAGAAGGTCTACCTCGCGCACATCGTCGGCCCGATCCCGCGCGACCTGGGCAAGCAGCTCAAGGACGGCATCCAGCTGGAGGACGGGTACGCGAAGGCGGACCACTTCCGCGTCGTCGAGCAGACCGGCAAGAACTACCTGGTCGAGGTCACCCTGCACGAGGGCCGCAAGCACATCGTGCGCCGCATGCTCGCCGAGGCCGGGTTCCCCGTCGACAAGCTGGTGCGGGTCGCCTTCGGCCCGATCACGCTCGGCGACCAGAAGTCGGGCTGGCTGCGCCGCCTGTCCAACACCGAGGTCGGCATGCTGATGAAGGAAGTCGATCTGTAG